The following are encoded in a window of Gossypium arboreum mitochondrion, complete genome genomic DNA:
- the rpl5 gene encoding ribosomal protein L5, whose translation MFSLHFHYEDVSRQDPLLKPNHANVMEVPGSCEIRVVPKAPYNFIIQNGKLAMEIPRGQKKIQTQRGSTGKSFRSNLFLGSNKDKGYVSDLARQSTLRGHGMSNFSVRIAIVMSLLDSPVEIRENSIQFSMETEFCEFSPELEDHFEVFEHIRGFNVTIVTSANTQDETLPPWSGFLQGEGLSSLKAFTSTRR comes from the coding sequence ATGTTTTCACTCCATTTTCATTACGAAGATGTATCACGTCAAGATCCGTTGCTCAAACCGAATCACGCCAACGTTATGGAAGTTCCTGGATCGTGTGAAATAAGAGTAGTACCAAAGGCACCCTATAATTTCATAATTCAAAATGGAAAATTGGCTATGGAGATTCCGCGCGGTCAGAAAAAAATACAGACACAAAGGGGTTCGACAGGAAAGTCGTTTCGATCCAATCTATTCTTGGGGTCAAATAAAGACAAAGGATATGTCAGTGACCTGGCACGCCAAAGCACTCTCCGAGGGCATGGAATGTCTAATTTTTCGGTCAGAATCGCGATAGTAATGTCTCTGTTAGATTCTCCGGTCGAAATACGGGAAAACTCCATTCAATTCTCGATGGAAACGGAGTTTTGCGAATTCTCCCCAGAACTGGAAGATCATTTCGAGGTCTTCGAACATATTCGAGGGTTCAATGTGACTATTGTCACTTCGGCCAACACACAAGATGAGACTTTACCACCGTGGAGCGGCTTTTTGCAGGGGGAAGGACTCAGCTCTTTGAAAGCTTTCACCTCGACTAGAAGATAG